In Zingiber officinale cultivar Zhangliang chromosome 8B, Zo_v1.1, whole genome shotgun sequence, a single genomic region encodes these proteins:
- the LOC122015505 gene encoding glutamine synthetase nodule isozyme-like encodes MASLTDLINLNLSDTTEKIIAEYIWIGGSGLDIRSKGRTLPGPVTNPSKLPKWNYDGSSTGQAPGDDSEVILYPQAIFKDPFRRGNNILVICDCYTPAGEPIPTNKRYNAAKIFSHPDVVAEEPWYGIEQEYTLLQKDVKWPLGWPIGGFPGPQGPYYCAAGADKSFGRDIVDAHYKACLYAGINISGINGEVMPGQWEFQVGPTVGISSGDQVWAARYILERITEIAGVVLSFDPKPIQGDWNGAGAHTNYSTKSMRSDGGYDVIKSAIEKLGKRHKEHIAAYGEGNERRLTGRHETADINTFLWGVANRGASIRVGRETEKDGKGYFEDRRPASNMDPYVVTSMIAETTILRKP; translated from the exons ATGGCTTCGCTCACAGATCTCATCAACCTCAACCTCTCCGACACTACCGAGAAGATCATCGCCGAGTACATATG GATTGGTGGATCTGGTTTGGATATAAGAAGCAAGGGCAGA ACTCTCCCTGGTCCTGTTACTAATCCATCCAAGCTTCCAAAATGGAACTATGATGGTTCAAGCACAGGACAAGCTCCCGGCGACGATAGTGAAGTGATCTTGTA TCCTCAGGCCATTTTCAAGGATCCATTCAGGAGGGGAAATAACATTCTT GTCATTTGTGACTGTTACACCCCAGCTGGAGAGCCAATCCCTACTAACAAGAGATACAATGCTGCTAAGATTTTTAGCCATCCTGATGTTGTTGCTGAAGAACCTTG GTATGGAATTGAGCAGGAGTACACCCTTTTGCAAAAGGATGTCAAGTGGCCTCTTGGCTGGCCTATTGGTGGTTTCCCTGGTCCCCAG GGCCCGTACTACTGTGCTGCCGGTGCTGATAAATCTTTTGGCCGTGACATAGTTGATGCTCACTACAAAGCCTGTCTCTATGCCGGCATCAACATCAGCGGTATCAATGGGGAAGTCATGCCTGgacaa TGGGAATTCCAAGTTGGTCCCACTGTTGGCATTTCATCAGGTGATCAAGTGTGGGCTGCTCGTTACATTCTTGAG AGGATCACTGAAATTGCAGGAGTAGTTCTCTCCTTCGATCCAAAGCCAATCCAG GGAGATTGGAATGGTGCCGGGGCTCACACAAACTACAG TACCAAGTCCATGAGGAGTGATGGTGGATATGATGTTATTAAGAGTGCTATTGAGAAGCTTGGCAAGAGGCACAAAGAGCACATTGCTGCCTATGGTGAAGGAAATGAACGTCGTCTCACTGGACGACATGAAACTGCTGATATCAACACCTTCCTATGG GGCGTTGCCAATCGCGGTGCATCCATCCGTGTTGGTCGTGAGACGGAAAAGGATGGCAAAG